Proteins encoded together in one Pseudomonas sp. TCU-HL1 window:
- the hisN gene encoding histidinol-phosphatase, whose protein sequence is MNDQTLPPEYLEFAEELADAAARVTLTYFRLPLEVENKEAERFDPVTLADKGAERAMRALIGERYPGHGVLGEEEENIAGEEPWTWVLDPVDGTRSFISGIPLWGTLIALNDGTCPALGVMDQPFTRERFIGDGTSASLNGRPIQTRACGKLADATLMVTSPEHFLQPPYSDLFRKLSGDVRLVRYSGDCYAYCMLALGLVDIVLDPGLKPYDIQALMPIIQGAGGVVTRWDGGDAQNGGDVIACGDPRLHAQILELMRTS, encoded by the coding sequence CTCCCGAGTACCTGGAGTTCGCCGAAGAGCTGGCTGACGCGGCGGCCCGGGTAACCCTGACCTACTTCCGCCTGCCGCTGGAGGTGGAGAACAAGGAAGCGGAGCGCTTCGACCCCGTGACCCTGGCCGACAAGGGCGCCGAGCGGGCCATGCGCGCGCTGATCGGCGAGCGCTATCCCGGCCACGGCGTGCTGGGCGAGGAGGAAGAGAACATCGCGGGCGAGGAACCCTGGACCTGGGTACTGGACCCGGTGGATGGCACCCGTTCCTTCATCAGTGGCATCCCGCTCTGGGGCACCCTGATCGCCCTCAACGACGGTACTTGCCCGGCGCTGGGCGTGATGGACCAGCCTTTCACCCGTGAGCGCTTCATCGGCGACGGCACCAGTGCCTCGCTCAACGGCCGGCCGATCCAGACCCGCGCCTGCGGCAAGCTGGCGGACGCCACCCTGATGGTCACCAGTCCCGAGCACTTCCTGCAGCCGCCTTACAGCGACCTGTTCAGGAAGCTCTCCGGCGATGTGCGTCTGGTGCGCTACAGCGGCGATTGCTACGCCTACTGCATGTTGGCCCTGGGGTTGGTGGATATCGTCCTTGACCCGGGCCTCAAGCCCTACGACATCCAGGCACTGATGCCGATCATCCAGGGCGCCGGTGGTGTGGTTACCCGTTGGGACGGTGGCGACGCGCAGAATGGCGGCGACGTCATCGCCTGCGGCGACCCGCGCCTGCATGCGCAGATCCTGGAGCTGATGCGCACGAGCTGA